A single Desulfovibrio piger DNA region contains:
- a CDS encoding AraC family transcriptional regulator → MLDPHAELLRINARIKEILLRHMPDTGTYDSPVPGLVTRRLETCHTTTCLGKPSASIIVQGEKIAMLGDREIHYGEGQCLVTGIDMPNAFRVLKACREHPFLAMSLELDRSLTGQMVKDMADAAPPPARPDSGVSLGTSSPELLDAFLRLARLLDTPERIPILAPLVIREIHYLLLIGPQGAGLRQLNTHGTQANSIARATDWLRKNYRTPLLVSQLARQVNMGTSTFHRHFKEVTGMSPLQYHKRLRLYEAQRLMLAGEMDAGSAGLAVGYESTAQFNRDYKRLFGEPPLRDLKRMRRHDACLPDNSH, encoded by the coding sequence ATGCTCGACCCGCACGCCGAACTGCTCCGCATCAATGCCCGCATCAAGGAGATCCTGCTCCGGCACATGCCCGACACGGGCACATATGACAGTCCCGTGCCCGGCCTGGTCACGCGCAGGCTCGAAACCTGCCACACCACCACATGCCTCGGCAAACCTTCAGCATCCATCATCGTGCAGGGAGAAAAGATCGCCATGCTGGGGGACAGGGAGATCCATTACGGAGAAGGACAGTGCCTGGTCACGGGTATCGACATGCCCAACGCCTTCCGCGTCCTCAAGGCCTGCCGTGAGCATCCTTTCCTGGCCATGTCGCTGGAGCTGGACAGGAGCCTGACCGGCCAGATGGTCAAGGACATGGCCGATGCCGCCCCGCCCCCGGCCCGCCCGGACAGCGGTGTCAGCCTGGGGACGAGCAGCCCTGAACTTCTGGACGCTTTCCTGCGGCTGGCCCGGCTCCTGGACACACCGGAAAGGATCCCCATCCTTGCGCCGCTGGTCATCCGCGAGATCCACTACCTGCTGCTCATCGGCCCGCAGGGAGCCGGTCTGCGCCAGCTCAACACCCACGGCACCCAGGCCAACAGCATCGCCCGGGCCACGGACTGGCTCCGCAAGAACTACCGCACCCCCCTGCTGGTGAGCCAGCTGGCCCGCCAGGTCAATATGGGGACATCGACCTTCCACCGGCATTTCAAGGAGGTCACGGGCATGAGCCCGCTGCAGTACCACAAACGGCTGCGCCTGTATGAAGCCCAGCGCCTGATGCTGGCCGGCGAGATGGACGCGGGCAGCGCGGGACTGGCCGTAGGCTACGAAAGTACGGCACAATTCAACCGGGATTACAAACGCCTGTTCGGCGAACCGCCCCTCCGCGACCTGAAAAGGATGCGCCGCCACGACGCCTGCCTGCCTGACAACTCCCACTGA
- a CDS encoding substrate-binding domain-containing protein: MKFSRMASLVCLLCLFPFSIPAQAADSLRISSTIGPVDAGILPLLADTFSQKTGITISMEKAGTGKTLKKAESGAFDLVMVHARKLEDAFVAAGFGVDRRDVMYNDFVILGPAGDPAGIKGMKSAAAAFAAIARAGAPFVSRGDRSGTHVKEMDIWQAAGIQPAGTWYEVYADGAKGNKATTLYTDRKQAYTLMDRATWLTLKDTVTVVPLVENDPIMLNLIAIIRVNPDKFPQVHKDAALKFADWLVEDEAQTIIRDFGKDTYGQPLFFPNSDQWHARHGK, encoded by the coding sequence ATGAAGTTTTCCCGCATGGCCAGCCTGGTCTGCCTGCTGTGTCTGTTCCCCTTCTCCATCCCCGCCCAGGCTGCGGACAGCCTGAGGATCTCCAGCACCATCGGCCCGGTGGATGCCGGCATCCTGCCGCTGCTGGCCGACACCTTCAGCCAAAAGACCGGCATCACCATCAGCATGGAAAAAGCCGGGACCGGCAAGACCCTGAAAAAGGCCGAGAGCGGGGCCTTCGACCTGGTGATGGTCCACGCCCGCAAGCTTGAGGACGCCTTTGTGGCCGCCGGTTTCGGCGTGGATCGTCGCGATGTCATGTACAATGACTTCGTCATCCTGGGACCTGCCGGTGACCCGGCGGGCATCAAGGGCATGAAGAGCGCTGCCGCAGCCTTTGCCGCCATCGCCAGGGCCGGTGCCCCCTTCGTTTCCCGCGGGGACAGGTCCGGCACCCACGTCAAGGAAATGGACATCTGGCAGGCTGCCGGCATCCAGCCCGCAGGCACCTGGTATGAGGTCTATGCCGACGGTGCCAAGGGCAACAAGGCCACGACGCTGTATACGGACAGAAAGCAGGCCTACACCCTGATGGATCGTGCCACCTGGCTGACCCTCAAGGATACGGTCACGGTGGTGCCGCTGGTGGAGAACGACCCCATCATGCTCAATCTCATCGCCATCATCCGGGTCAATCCCGACAAGTTCCCCCAGGTCCACAAGGATGCCGCCCTGAAGTTCGCGGACTGGCTGGTGGAGGATGAAGCCCAGACCATCATCCGTGATTTCGGCAAGGACACGTACGGTCAGCCCCTGTTCTTCCCCAATTCCGACCAGTGGCATGCCAGGCACGGCAAGTAG
- the lpdA gene encoding dihydrolipoyl dehydrogenase: MKRLTVIGGGPGGYTAAFAAARAGMEVTLVEAARLGGTCLNAGCIPTKTLKASAEALETALRLAEFGITCEGTPRVDPAAVLARKEKVVDILRGGLEKTCARLKVRLCTGHGRVLDARHVEVGMADGSVEVVENDALILATGSRVAELPGLAFDHTHILSSDDALQLDRVPRRLVIVGGGVIGCEMAFIYRAFGAQVTVVEGQNRLLPMPSMDADVSTLLQREMKKRRIACELGRTLRDVRVEEGVVRATLTASPFVDKPTPAQQKEVPVEADMVLVTVGRCPATEGLGLAEAGIATDRRGWVVVDDALKTSLPGVYAIGDLLGPSRVMLAHVAAMEGLCVVESLCGKPRAMRYDAVPSGVFTSPEVGSVGLSEQQAREQGLDVRCVTFQMRELGKAQAMGELPGFFKLVAATDSGRLLGAHIAGAHASDLVAEAALAVANGLTLEQVAHTIHAHPTLAEGLYEAALLAQEG; encoded by the coding sequence ATGAAACGTCTGACCGTCATCGGTGGTGGCCCCGGCGGCTATACGGCGGCTTTTGCCGCTGCCCGTGCGGGCATGGAAGTGACGCTGGTGGAGGCCGCCCGTCTGGGCGGGACCTGCCTCAATGCCGGCTGCATCCCCACCAAGACCCTCAAGGCTTCGGCCGAGGCCCTGGAGACCGCCCTGCGTCTGGCCGAGTTCGGCATCACCTGCGAAGGCACGCCCCGCGTGGATCCGGCCGCTGTGCTGGCCCGCAAGGAAAAGGTCGTCGACATTTTGCGCGGCGGTCTGGAAAAGACCTGTGCCCGCCTCAAAGTGCGCCTGTGCACTGGTCACGGCAGGGTGCTGGATGCCCGCCATGTGGAGGTGGGCATGGCCGACGGCAGCGTGGAAGTGGTGGAGAACGACGCCCTCATCCTGGCGACCGGCTCCCGGGTGGCGGAGCTGCCCGGCCTGGCGTTCGACCACACCCACATCCTGAGCAGCGACGATGCCTTGCAGCTGGACCGTGTACCCCGGCGCCTGGTCATCGTGGGCGGCGGCGTCATCGGCTGCGAGATGGCCTTTATCTATCGCGCCTTCGGCGCGCAGGTGACCGTGGTGGAAGGCCAGAACCGCCTGCTGCCCATGCCGTCCATGGATGCCGATGTCAGCACCCTGCTGCAGCGCGAGATGAAGAAGCGCCGCATCGCCTGTGAGCTGGGCCGTACCCTCAGGGATGTGCGGGTAGAGGAGGGCGTGGTGCGCGCCACGCTGACGGCCTCTCCCTTCGTGGACAAGCCCACGCCCGCCCAGCAGAAGGAAGTGCCCGTTGAAGCCGACATGGTGCTGGTGACCGTGGGTCGCTGCCCGGCCACGGAAGGCCTGGGACTGGCCGAGGCCGGTATTGCGACCGACCGCCGCGGCTGGGTCGTGGTGGACGATGCCCTGAAGACGTCCCTGCCCGGAGTGTACGCCATCGGCGATTTGCTGGGCCCCTCCCGGGTGATGCTGGCCCATGTGGCGGCCATGGAAGGCCTGTGCGTGGTGGAGAGCCTGTGCGGCAAGCCGCGTGCCATGCGCTATGATGCCGTGCCGTCCGGCGTGTTCACCTCGCCCGAAGTGGGCAGCGTGGGCCTGAGCGAGCAGCAGGCCCGTGAACAGGGCCTGGACGTGCGCTGCGTCACCTTCCAGATGCGCGAGCTGGGCAAGGCCCAGGCCATGGGCGAGCTGCCGGGCTTCTTCAAACTGGTGGCAGCCACGGACAGCGGCCGTCTGCTGGGGGCGCACATCGCGGGTGCCCATGCCTCGGACCTGGTGGCGGAAGCCGCCCTGGCCGTGGCCAACGGCCTGACCCTGGAGCAGGTGGCCCATACCATCCATGCCCATCCCACGCTGGCCGAAGGCCTGTATGAGGCCGCGCTGCTGGCACAGGAGGGGTAG
- a CDS encoding DMT family transporter has translation MHWLLLLLAIGSEIVATSLLKETQGFTRLLPSLLCIGGYALAFYLLSVVVRYVPVGIAYALWSGIGVVIVSLVGWFFFHQKLDAPAMIGLGLIIAGVAVMHLFSKSMEL, from the coding sequence GTGCACTGGTTGCTGCTCCTGCTGGCCATCGGCTCGGAGATCGTGGCCACATCGCTGTTGAAAGAAACGCAGGGCTTTACCCGCCTGCTGCCGTCGCTGCTCTGTATCGGCGGGTATGCCCTGGCTTTTTATCTGCTTTCGGTGGTGGTCAGATATGTGCCCGTGGGCATCGCCTATGCCTTGTGGTCAGGCATAGGCGTGGTCATCGTTTCCCTGGTGGGCTGGTTTTTCTTCCACCAGAAGCTGGATGCACCGGCCATGATCGGACTGGGCCTCATCATCGCCGGAGTGGCCGTCATGCATCTTTTTTCCAAAAGCATGGAACTGTGA
- a CDS encoding flavodoxin — protein MLVVFYSHTGNTRAIARHIQALTGCDLLDLEPVTPYPRDYDTVVSQAKKEKQQGFLPPLKNPLDMVSRYDVILVGSPSWWGTFAGPVRTFLSTAALDGKTLVPFITHEGSGLGSAPADLRRLCPASQIREGLAVRGSRVDGARQQVESWLRKTGLLSAQ, from the coding sequence ATGCTTGTCGTCTTTTATTCCCATACGGGCAATACACGCGCCATCGCCCGGCATATCCAGGCCCTGACCGGCTGTGACCTGCTGGATCTGGAACCTGTCACGCCTTATCCCCGCGACTATGACACGGTCGTCAGCCAGGCCAAGAAGGAAAAGCAGCAGGGCTTCCTGCCGCCGCTGAAAAATCCGCTGGACATGGTCAGCCGCTATGACGTCATCCTTGTGGGATCGCCCAGCTGGTGGGGCACCTTTGCCGGTCCGGTACGCACCTTCCTGTCCACGGCGGCCCTGGACGGAAAAACGCTCGTCCCCTTCATCACGCACGAAGGGTCCGGCCTTGGCAGCGCTCCTGCCGACCTGCGCCGCCTGTGCCCTGCCTCGCAGATACGCGAAGGGCTGGCCGTGCGCGGCAGCCGGGTGGATGGCGCCCGCCAGCAGGTGGAATCCTGGCTGCGGAAGACGGGACTGCTGTCCGCCCAGTAA